The Caballeronia sp. TF1N1 DNA window TGAAGAGATACGCAAGCCCGAGATCGCGCTTGAGTTCGACCAGCAGATTGAGAATCTGCGCCTGTATGGATACGTCGAGCGCGGACACGGGTTCATCGCAGATGAGAAGCGCGGGTTCGAGAATCAGCGCACGCGCAATGCCTATGCGCTGACGCTGACCGCCCGAAAATTCATGCGGATAGCGCCCGAGCGCGGCAGTGGGCAAACCGACGCGGTCGAGAATGGCCGCAGCGCGTGCATGCCGTGTCTTGCCATCGCCGATGCCATTTACTTCGAGCACCGCTTCGAGTATTTCACCCACGCTACGGCGCGGATTGAGCGACGCATACGGGTCCTGGAACACCATCTGCACCTGACGGCGCAGCGGGCGCAAGGCACGTTCGGAAAGCGGCGCGAGGTCCGTGCCGCGCAGTTGGATCGCGCCGGCAGCGGACGGCACGAGCCGCATGATCGCTTTCGATAGCGTGGACTTTCCGCAACCCGATTCGCCAACGAGACCGACCGTCTCACCGCGTGCGATGTCGAACGACACGCCATCGACCGCACGCAGCAAGTCCTTGCCATGACGATGCGCGTAATGCACCGACAAATCCCGCACTGAAAGCAAGGGCACATCGTCCGCCTGTGCGGTCGGCACGATCCGATGCGGCGCAAGCGGCGTAACGTCGAAGACGGGCTTACCGTCTTCGGTGACGGTGTGCCTTATCTCCGGCAGCTTCCACTCGCGATAATGCAACTCGCCGGACAGATTCAACGACGCCCCGAGCAATCCCCGTGTATAGGCATGGCTGGGCGCGGTAAAAAGCTGCTCCACGCTTGCTTCCTCGACCTTCTCGCCCGCCAGCATCACCGCCACCCGGTCCGCATGGTTCGCGACGACGCCGAGGTCGTGCGTGATGAGCAACAACGACATCGAGAGTTCGCGCCGCAGCTCCGCGAGCAATTCGAGGATGCGCGCCTGAATGGTCACATCGAGCGCGGTGGTGGGTTCATCGGCGATGAGAAGACGCGGCCTGCACGCCACCGCCATGGCGATCATCACGCGCTGACGTTGCCCGCCCGAAAGCTCATGCGGATAGTCGGACACGCGCCGCTGCGGCTCGGGAATATGCACGAGGTCGAGCAATTCGATGGCACGTTTATGCGCGGCTTCCTTCGAGAGCGCCTCATGCTGCCGCAAGGTCTCGACGATCTGCGCGCCGATCGACAGCACCGGATTGAGCGATGTCATCGGCTCCTGGAAGATCATCGATATCTGTCGGCCGCGCATCGCACGCATTTCACGTGGGGCCAGCGCAAGCAGATCGCGTCCGTCGAAACGCACGCTGCCCGTCACGCGGCCGGGCTCCGGCACGAGACGCATGAGCGAAAGCGCGGTCGCGGACTTGCCGCAGCCCGATTCGCCGACGAGCGCCAGCGTCTCGCCTTCCGCGATATCGAGGTCGATGCCGCGCACCGCGTGTTGCGCGCCGAAGCTCACGCGCAGGTCGCGCACTTCAAGTAGATTGGCCACGTCGCGCCTCGTCATGGTCGTTCGCGCATGCGCGGGTTGAGTGCGTCGTTGAGACCGTCGCCGAGCAGGTTCAATGCGAGCACGGCGAGCACGATGGCCGCGCCCGGTATCGCCGTCAGATACCACGCGGTACGCAGCGAATCGCGTCCCGCGCCGATCATGCCGCCCCACGTGACGACGTTTGGGTCGCCCATGCCGAGAAACGAAAGCGACGATTCGATCAGGATGGCGCTCGCCACCATCACGGATGCAGTGACGATCACCGGCGGCAACGCGTTCGGCAGAATCTCGCCGAAGATGATGCGCGCGTTGCTGAAGCCCTGGCTGCGCGCCGCAAGCACGAAGTCCGACTGACGCAAGGCGCGGAACTCGGCACGCACGATTCGCGCGACCGTGGGCCACGAAGCAATGCCGATGGCAAGCGCAATGATCGTCACGCTGGGCCGTCCTATAGCGACTATCACGATCACGAGCAGGAACGACGGCACGGTCTGAAAGAGTTCGGTGATACGCACGAGCAGATCATCGACGAGGCCGCCGAAGAAGCCGCCGATAGCGCCCACGAGCGTGCCGATCAACAAGCCGATCGCAGCCGCCGATGCGCCGATCAGTAGCGACACGCGCGTGCCGTGGGCTACGCCCGCGGCGACATCTCGGCCAAGCGAATCGGTGCCGAGGCGATACATCGGATCGGCGCCAGGCCATTCGAATGGAAGCGCAACCATGTCGAGCGGATCGCCCGGAAAGAAGTGCGGCGCGCTCAACGCAAGCACGATGAACGCCGCGAGCAACACGAGTCCCGCAAGCGCCGAAGGGTTGCGCAATAACGCGTGCCATGCGCCACGCCGCGCGCGGGCCGTGGGTGCGCCTCCACCACGGCGGGTGCCGAACAACGCGCCCGCGAGCTGACGTCGCCAGGGCGAGGCATGGGATGAAACGAGTTCGGGGGAATCGGAAGCCATGCGTCCTCGAATGAATGTCAGGCGTGCCGGGCGTGCCGGGCGTATCAGGCTATACGCGGATCGAGCCATGCCTGCAACAGATCGACCACTACGTTTGCCACGATCACGAGCAGCGACGAAAGCAGCAGCACGCCGAGCAGAACGCTGAAGTCGCGCGCCATGACGGCATCGAGCGCGAGGCGGCCAAGCCCTGGCCAACTGAACACGGTCTCGGTCACGGCCGCGCCGCCGAGCAAGGTACCGAAGTGAATGCCGACCATCGTCGTGAGCGGCATCAGCGCATTGCGCAGCACATGCCGCACGGTGACGCGCAACGGATGCAATCCTTTTGCATGCGCCGTGCGCACGAAGTCCTGCCGCTGCACTTCGAGCATGGCGGCGCGCGTGAGACGCGCATAGATCGCGACGAAGAACGTGGCGAGCGTGACCGCGGGCAACAGCACGTGCTTGCCGATATCGGCCAGATAAGCGAAGCCATGCAGGTTCGCGCCAACCGTCACGTCGCCGCCGCTCGGCAGCCAGCCGAGATGCACCGAGAACAGCACGATGGCGAGAAGCCCGATCCAGAAGCCCGGCGTCGAATAGAGCAACAACGCAAGCACGGACAGCACACGGTCCGGCCACTTGCCGGCCCAATGCGCCATGACCGCGCCGAGTACGATGCCCGCCACGATTGCAATGCCAAGTGCCGCGCCCATCAGAATGAGTGTATTGGGCAACCGCGAAAGGATCAGCTGCATGACGGGCGCGTCGTAACGCGGCGAGAAACCAAGACTGCCGTGCGCGAGATGCGAGAGATAAGACCACAGCTGATGGAGCACCGTCTGATCGAGACCGAACTTCGCGCGCAATGCCTGCAAGCTCTCCGTCGTAGCCGAGCCGGACTCTCCCGCGATGACATCGGCGGCATCGCCCGGCATGAGCTTCAGCAGGAAGAAGTTGAGGATCACGAT harbors:
- a CDS encoding ABC transporter permease, producing MSRRTRLAAIVRRTAWQAVPTMLAIVILNFFLLKLMPGDAADVIAGESGSATTESLQALRAKFGLDQTVLHQLWSYLSHLAHGSLGFSPRYDAPVMQLILSRLPNTLILMGAALGIAIVAGIVLGAVMAHWAGKWPDRVLSVLALLLYSTPGFWIGLLAIVLFSVHLGWLPSGGDVTVGANLHGFAYLADIGKHVLLPAVTLATFFVAIYARLTRAAMLEVQRQDFVRTAHAKGLHPLRVTVRHVLRNALMPLTTMVGIHFGTLLGGAAVTETVFSWPGLGRLALDAVMARDFSVLLGVLLLSSLLVIVANVVVDLLQAWLDPRIA
- a CDS encoding ABC transporter permease; this translates as MASDSPELVSSHASPWRRQLAGALFGTRRGGGAPTARARRGAWHALLRNPSALAGLVLLAAFIVLALSAPHFFPGDPLDMVALPFEWPGADPMYRLGTDSLGRDVAAGVAHGTRVSLLIGASAAAIGLLIGTLVGAIGGFFGGLVDDLLVRITELFQTVPSFLLVIVIVAIGRPSVTIIALAIGIASWPTVARIVRAEFRALRQSDFVLAARSQGFSNARIIFGEILPNALPPVIVTASVMVASAILIESSLSFLGMGDPNVVTWGGMIGAGRDSLRTAWYLTAIPGAAIVLAVLALNLLGDGLNDALNPRMRERP
- a CDS encoding ABC transporter ATP-binding protein — protein: MANLLEVRDLRVSFGAQHAVRGIDLDIAEGETLALVGESGCGKSATALSLMRLVPEPGRVTGSVRFDGRDLLALAPREMRAMRGRQISMIFQEPMTSLNPVLSIGAQIVETLRQHEALSKEAAHKRAIELLDLVHIPEPQRRVSDYPHELSGGQRQRVMIAMAVACRPRLLIADEPTTALDVTIQARILELLAELRRELSMSLLLITHDLGVVANHADRVAVMLAGEKVEEASVEQLFTAPSHAYTRGLLGASLNLSGELHYREWKLPEIRHTVTEDGKPVFDVTPLAPHRIVPTAQADDVPLLSVRDLSVHYAHRHGKDLLRAVDGVSFDIARGETVGLVGESGCGKSTLSKAIMRLVPSAAGAIQLRGTDLAPLSERALRPLRRQVQMVFQDPYASLNPRRSVGEILEAVLEVNGIGDGKTRHARAAAILDRVGLPTAALGRYPHEFSGGQRQRIGIARALILEPALLICDEPVSALDVSIQAQILNLLVELKRDLGLAYLFISHDLSVVRYIADRVHVMQGGRIVESGHHREIWRAPRHAYTRTLLEAIPVKQFDAEAA